One stretch of Deinococcus fonticola DNA includes these proteins:
- a CDS encoding DUF1684 domain-containing protein has protein sequence MTGSAALLEHRRRKDEYFRSGRGPLRGAALAHFTGLAYYPEAPEWRLSLELHPAVQPTGGVAEFTLETNSGETRFMELIGTVGLPLPGGGTHALQVFGPLGDDSRRSVFLPFRDLTSGPETYGAGRYVDAPLRRDETTGQAKVMLDFNLAYHPYCAYGDGWTCPLPPLHNRLPVAVRAGERLPF, from the coding sequence ATGACGGGCAGCGCGGCCCTGCTGGAACACCGCCGGCGCAAGGACGAGTACTTCCGCTCCGGGCGTGGCCCGCTGCGCGGCGCGGCGCTGGCGCACTTCACGGGCCTGGCCTACTACCCCGAAGCACCGGAATGGCGTTTGAGCCTGGAACTGCATCCCGCTGTGCAGCCCACAGGGGGCGTGGCGGAGTTCACGTTGGAAACGAACAGTGGCGAGACGCGTTTCATGGAGTTGATCGGCACCGTCGGCCTTCCCCTGCCCGGCGGCGGGACGCATGCCCTTCAGGTGTTCGGGCCTCTGGGAGACGATTCCCGCCGCAGCGTGTTTCTGCCCTTTCGTGACCTGACCAGCGGCCCGGAGACCTACGGCGCGGGCCGGTACGTGGACGCGCCCCTGCGGCGTGACGAGACGACCGGCCAGGCGAAAGTCATGCTGGATTTCAACCTGGCGTACCACCCTTACTGCGCTTATGGGGACGGCTGGACGTGCCCACTGCCGCCACTGCACAACCGCCTGCCGGTAGCGGTGCGCGCCGGTGAGCGGTTGCCCTTTTGA
- a CDS encoding ComF family protein has protein sequence MLKRGLNWLRPLLPRACPGCGQQLGRETGLCVRCCAGLRPHLERHSVLTPDITPHLVTLGRYDAVLRRSVRALKFSGVRDLAGPLGLALAQGVPAGWQVRAVVPVPLHPRRERERGYNQAELLARSIAAELQVPCLPLLSRTRYTAAQSRRHAAQRQHLTGAFQVTRVVPPGTLLLVDDVLTTGYTLQACRDALLDAGVSPANLKYAVVAR, from the coding sequence GTGCTGAAAAGGGGGCTGAACTGGCTGCGCCCACTGCTGCCGCGCGCCTGCCCCGGCTGCGGCCAGCAACTGGGCCGCGAAACCGGCCTGTGCGTCCGCTGCTGCGCCGGCCTGCGCCCACACCTGGAACGGCACTCGGTGCTGACTCCCGACATTACCCCGCACCTGGTCACACTGGGGCGCTACGACGCGGTGCTGCGCCGCTCGGTGCGCGCCCTGAAGTTCTCGGGCGTGCGCGACCTGGCCGGGCCGCTCGGGCTGGCCCTGGCCCAGGGCGTTCCCGCCGGGTGGCAGGTGCGGGCCGTTGTTCCAGTGCCGCTGCACCCGCGCCGGGAGCGTGAACGCGGTTACAACCAGGCCGAACTGCTGGCCCGCAGCATTGCCGCAGAACTTCAGGTGCCCTGCCTGCCGCTGCTGTCACGGACGCGCTACACCGCTGCCCAGTCCAGACGGCACGCCGCCCAGCGCCAGCACCTCACCGGGGCGTTTCAGGTGACGCGGGTCGTGCCGCCCGGTACCCTGCTGCTGGTCGACGACGTGCTGACCACCGGGTACACCCTGCAAGCCTGCCGGGATGCGCTGCTGGATGCAGGCGTGTCCCCGGCGAACCTCAAATACGCCGTGGTGGCACGTTAG
- a CDS encoding RNA-binding S4 domain-containing protein has product MTRPPLPHPDEPTIDLQDFLKLSGLVETGGEAKFRIQGGEVKLNGVVETRRRKKLRSGDVVEYLGERLPVQL; this is encoded by the coding sequence ATGACACGCCCCCCCCTGCCGCACCCGGACGAGCCGACCATCGACCTTCAGGACTTCCTGAAACTCAGCGGGCTGGTCGAGACGGGCGGCGAGGCGAAATTCCGTATTCAGGGCGGCGAGGTGAAGCTTAACGGCGTGGTCGAGACGCGCCGGCGCAAGAAACTGCGCAGCGGGGACGTCGTGGAATACCTGGGCGAACGCCTCCCAGTGCAGTTATAA